In Agromyces sp. SYSU T00194, a genomic segment contains:
- the sufB gene encoding Fe-S cluster assembly protein SufB — protein MTDVLIDRPELEGLGQYEFGWADSDVAGASARRGLSPEVVADISNLKNEPEWMLKRRLRALQLFDRKPMPSWGADLSEIDFDNIKYFVRSTEKQAQTWEDLPEDIKNTYEKLGIPEAERKRLVAGVAAQYESEVVYHQINEQLEAQGVIFMDTDTALREHPEFFEEYFGTVIPAGDNKFAALNTAVWSGGSFVYVPPGVHVEIPLQAYFRINTENMGQFERTLIIADEGSYVHYIEGCTAPIYKSDSLHSAVVEIIVKKNARVRYTTIQNWSNNVYNLVTKRATAAEGATMEWIDGNIGSKVTMKYPSIFLMGEHAKGETLSVAFAGPGQHQDAGAKMIHMAPHTQSSIVSKSIARGGGRAGYRGEVRVDANAHHSANTVRCDALLVDTISRSDTYPAIDIRVDDVHLGHEATVSRVSEEQLFYLMSRGMPEDEAMAMIVRGFIEPIARELPMEYAMELNKLIEMSMEGSVG, from the coding sequence ATGACCGACGTCCTCATCGACCGTCCGGAGCTCGAGGGTCTCGGCCAGTACGAGTTCGGCTGGGCCGACTCCGACGTGGCCGGAGCATCGGCACGACGCGGGCTCTCGCCCGAGGTCGTGGCCGACATCTCGAACCTGAAGAACGAGCCGGAGTGGATGCTGAAGCGCCGCCTCCGCGCGCTCCAGCTGTTCGACCGCAAGCCCATGCCCAGTTGGGGCGCCGACCTGTCGGAGATCGACTTCGACAACATCAAGTACTTCGTGCGGTCCACGGAGAAGCAGGCCCAGACCTGGGAGGACCTGCCCGAGGACATCAAGAACACGTACGAGAAGCTCGGCATCCCCGAGGCGGAGCGCAAGCGCCTCGTCGCGGGCGTCGCCGCGCAGTACGAGTCCGAGGTCGTCTACCACCAGATCAACGAGCAGCTCGAGGCGCAGGGTGTCATCTTCATGGACACCGACACGGCGCTCCGCGAGCACCCGGAGTTCTTCGAGGAGTACTTCGGCACGGTGATCCCGGCGGGTGACAACAAGTTCGCCGCGCTGAACACCGCGGTGTGGTCGGGCGGGTCGTTCGTCTACGTGCCGCCGGGCGTGCACGTGGAGATCCCGCTCCAGGCGTACTTCCGCATCAACACCGAGAACATGGGCCAGTTCGAGCGCACCCTGATCATCGCCGACGAGGGCTCGTACGTGCACTACATCGAGGGCTGCACGGCGCCGATCTACAAGAGCGACTCGCTGCACTCGGCGGTCGTCGAGATCATCGTGAAGAAGAACGCCCGCGTGCGGTACACGACCATCCAGAACTGGTCGAACAACGTCTACAACCTCGTGACCAAGCGGGCGACCGCGGCCGAGGGCGCCACCATGGAGTGGATCGACGGCAACATCGGCTCGAAGGTCACGATGAAGTACCCGTCGATCTTCCTGATGGGCGAGCACGCCAAGGGGGAGACCCTGTCGGTCGCGTTCGCCGGCCCCGGCCAGCACCAGGACGCCGGCGCGAAGATGATCCACATGGCGCCGCACACGCAGTCGTCGATCGTCTCGAAGTCGATCGCGCGCGGCGGCGGCCGAGCCGGGTACCGCGGCGAGGTGCGCGTCGACGCGAACGCCCACCACTCGGCGAACACGGTGCGCTGCGACGCGCTGCTGGTCGACACGATCTCGCGGTCGGACACGTACCCCGCGATCGACATCCGCGTCGACGACGTGCACCTCGGCCACGAGGCGACCGTCTCGCGCGTGAGCGAGGAGCAGCTGTTCTACCTCATGTCGCGCGGCATGCCGGAGGACGAGGCGATGGCCATGATCGTGCGCGGCTTCATCGAGCCGATCGCCCGCGAGCTCCCGATGGAGTACGCCATGGAACTGAACAAACTGATCGAGATGAGCATGGAAGGATCCGTCGGCTGA
- a CDS encoding COX15/CtaA family protein produces MNRFVAWLPDHVDRRIRVFGWLSLASQIVIVGTGGLVRLTGSGLGCPTWPRCTDESFVATPEMGVHGVIEFGNRLLTFVLIAIALITFVLLWRLRRQRRDLFWIAFALGAGIPLQGVVGGITVLTQLNPYVVGLHFVVSAGLVALATVLVHRMHLVPGPRTRVVPGWYAGLAHATSAVLLVTLLAGIVTTGSGPHAGDGGAARTGLDPEFVQHVHAWPAYVLLALTLVLLIAGFARGLAPWRWALALLAVEAVQITVGLIQANTGLPPFLVGAHMVLACLAVATMTAFVLHLKAPAAVAAEASAPADAVTR; encoded by the coding sequence GTGAACCGCTTCGTCGCCTGGCTCCCCGACCACGTCGACCGCCGCATCCGCGTCTTCGGATGGCTGTCGCTCGCGTCACAGATCGTCATCGTCGGCACCGGCGGGCTCGTGCGCCTGACCGGGTCGGGCCTCGGATGCCCCACCTGGCCGCGCTGCACCGACGAGTCGTTCGTGGCCACGCCCGAGATGGGCGTGCACGGCGTCATCGAGTTCGGCAACCGGCTGCTCACGTTCGTGCTCATCGCGATCGCGCTCATCACCTTCGTGCTGCTCTGGCGCCTGCGCCGGCAGCGGCGCGACCTGTTCTGGATCGCGTTCGCGCTGGGCGCCGGCATCCCGCTGCAGGGCGTGGTGGGCGGCATCACGGTGCTCACGCAGCTGAACCCGTACGTCGTGGGCCTGCACTTCGTGGTCTCCGCAGGGCTCGTCGCGCTCGCGACCGTCCTGGTGCACCGCATGCACCTCGTGCCCGGGCCGCGCACGCGCGTCGTGCCAGGCTGGTACGCCGGGCTCGCCCACGCGACGAGCGCCGTGCTGCTCGTCACGCTGCTCGCCGGCATCGTGACCACGGGCTCGGGTCCGCACGCCGGCGACGGCGGGGCCGCCCGCACGGGCCTCGACCCCGAGTTCGTGCAGCACGTGCACGCCTGGCCCGCCTATGTGCTGCTCGCGCTCACGCTCGTGCTGCTCATCGCCGGGTTCGCACGCGGCCTCGCGCCGTGGCGCTGGGCGCTCGCGCTGCTCGCGGTCGAGGCCGTGCAGATCACCGTCGGGCTCATCCAGGCGAACACGGGCCTGCCACCCTTCCTCGTCGGCGCGCACATGGTGCTCGCGTGCCTCGCCGTCGCGACGATGACCGCGTTCGTGCTGCACCTGAAGGCGCCCGCGGCGGTCGCCGCTGAGGCCTCGGCCCCGGCGGACGCCGTCACCCGCTGA
- a CDS encoding heme o synthase: protein MDQAVRTREPGTTIGFRRKAVAYLALTKPRVIELLLVVTAPTMILAQGGLPDLWLLVATLIGGAMSAGSAGAFNCYIDRDIDRVMRRTRNRPLVTGELSDREALVFAYALGAASIVWLGVFTNWLAAALSLAAILLYVVFYSLILKRRTSQNIVWGGVAGCMPVLIGWAAVTGELSWAPFILFSIIFLWTPPHYWPLSMKYRDDYAAAGVPMLAVVRGRAQVGLQVILYAWATLACSLLLIPVAGMGVLYTAVALVTGGWFVAECHRLYGLAIRHEQVSGMRVFHSSIAYLSLLFLAVGIDPLLPF, encoded by the coding sequence ATGGACCAAGCCGTACGCACCCGTGAGCCCGGCACCACCATCGGGTTCCGTCGCAAGGCCGTTGCCTACCTTGCCCTCACGAAGCCCCGGGTCATCGAGTTGCTGCTCGTGGTCACCGCGCCGACCATGATCCTCGCGCAGGGCGGGCTGCCCGACCTCTGGCTGCTGGTCGCGACGCTGATCGGCGGCGCGATGAGTGCGGGGTCGGCCGGCGCCTTCAACTGCTACATCGACCGCGACATCGACCGGGTGATGCGCCGCACGCGCAATCGGCCCCTCGTCACCGGAGAGCTGAGCGACCGCGAGGCGCTCGTGTTCGCCTACGCGCTGGGCGCGGCATCCATCGTCTGGCTCGGCGTGTTCACGAACTGGCTCGCGGCGGCGCTCTCGCTCGCCGCGATCCTGCTCTACGTCGTCTTCTACAGCCTCATCCTGAAGCGACGCACGTCGCAGAACATCGTGTGGGGCGGCGTCGCCGGGTGCATGCCCGTGCTCATCGGATGGGCGGCCGTGACCGGCGAGCTGAGCTGGGCGCCGTTCATCCTGTTCTCGATCATCTTCCTCTGGACGCCGCCGCACTACTGGCCGCTGTCGATGAAGTACCGCGACGACTACGCGGCGGCCGGCGTGCCCATGCTCGCGGTCGTGCGCGGGCGCGCCCAGGTGGGCCTCCAGGTCATCCTCTACGCATGGGCGACGCTCGCCTGCTCGCTGCTGCTCATCCCCGTCGCGGGCATGGGAGTGCTCTACACCGCCGTCGCGCTGGTCACCGGCGGCTGGTTCGTCGCCGAGTGCCACCGGCTCTACGGCCTCGCGATCCGCCACGAGCAGGTCTCGGGCATGCGCGTGTTCCACTCGTCGATCGCGTACCTGTCGCTGCTGTTCCTCGCGGTCGGCATCGACCCGCTGCTGCCCTTCTAG
- the tkt gene encoding transketolase translates to MAALQWEPIDDKAVDTARVLAADAVEKVGNGHPGTAMSLAPAAYLLFQKVMRRDPSDQDWLGRDRFILSAGHSSLTQYVQLYLGGYGLELEDLESLRTWGSKTPGHPEYGHTDGVEITTGPLGQGLASAVGFAYAARFERGLFDPDAPAGESPFDHHVYVIASDGDLEEGVTSEASSLAGHQQLGNLVVIYDSNQISIEDDTDIAFTEDVAARYAAYGWHVQTVDWKQTGEYVEDVHQLHAAIEAAKAETGKPSIIVLKTIIGWPAPKKQNTGKIHGSALGAEELAATKEVLGFDPEQHFAVAPEVIAHTRLAVDRGAVLRAEWELAFQAWATANPDRKALLDRVRAGDLPDDIEGALPVFEAGTDVSTRAASGKVINALAAQLPELWGGSADLAESNLTTINGAASFIPTEHSTHEFAGNPYGRVLHFGIREHAMAAIVNGIVLHGPTRAFGGTFLIFSDYMRPSVRLAALMDIPSIYVWTHDSVALGEDGPTHQPIEQLASLRAIPNMTVVRPGDANETAHAWLEMLKRRGGPAGIALTRQNIPVFARGDGEATGDTLASAAGVAKGAYIIAEAPNGTPDVILIATGSELQLAIAARQTLAAEGVQARVVSAPSLEWFEEQDADYREHVLPAAVTARVSVEAGLALTWGRYVGDHGRSVSIEHFGASADYQTLFREFGITAEAVVAAAKDTLAS, encoded by the coding sequence GTGGCAGCACTGCAATGGGAGCCGATCGACGACAAGGCCGTGGACACTGCTCGTGTCCTCGCGGCGGATGCGGTGGAGAAGGTCGGCAACGGCCACCCCGGTACCGCGATGAGCCTGGCGCCGGCGGCGTACCTGCTCTTCCAGAAGGTCATGCGCCGTGACCCGTCCGACCAGGACTGGCTCGGCCGGGACCGGTTCATCCTCTCCGCCGGTCACAGCTCGCTGACCCAGTACGTCCAGCTCTACCTCGGCGGGTACGGGCTCGAGCTGGAGGACCTCGAGTCGCTCCGCACCTGGGGGTCCAAGACGCCCGGGCACCCGGAGTACGGCCACACCGACGGGGTCGAGATCACGACCGGTCCGCTCGGGCAGGGCCTGGCGTCGGCCGTGGGGTTCGCGTACGCGGCCCGGTTCGAGCGCGGCCTGTTCGACCCGGACGCGCCGGCCGGCGAGTCGCCGTTCGACCACCACGTCTACGTGATCGCCTCAGACGGCGACCTCGAGGAGGGCGTGACCAGCGAGGCGTCCTCCCTGGCCGGGCACCAGCAGCTGGGCAACCTGGTCGTGATCTACGACTCGAACCAGATCTCGATCGAGGACGACACCGACATCGCGTTCACCGAGGACGTCGCCGCACGCTACGCCGCGTACGGCTGGCACGTGCAGACCGTCGACTGGAAGCAGACCGGGGAGTACGTCGAGGACGTGCACCAGCTGCACGCCGCGATCGAGGCCGCGAAGGCCGAGACCGGCAAGCCCTCGATCATCGTGCTGAAGACGATCATCGGCTGGCCGGCGCCGAAGAAGCAGAACACCGGCAAGATCCACGGCTCCGCACTCGGCGCCGAGGAACTCGCCGCGACCAAGGAGGTGCTCGGCTTCGACCCCGAGCAGCACTTCGCCGTCGCCCCCGAGGTCATCGCGCACACCCGCCTGGCCGTGGACCGCGGCGCCGTCCTGCGCGCCGAGTGGGAACTCGCGTTCCAGGCCTGGGCGACCGCGAACCCCGACCGCAAGGCGCTCCTGGACCGCGTCCGCGCCGGCGACCTGCCCGACGACATCGAAGGCGCCCTGCCCGTGTTCGAAGCCGGCACGGACGTCTCCACGCGTGCCGCGTCCGGGAAGGTCATCAACGCCCTCGCCGCACAGCTGCCCGAACTGTGGGGCGGATCAGCCGACCTCGCCGAATCGAACCTCACCACCATCAACGGCGCCGCCTCGTTCATCCCGACCGAGCACTCCACCCACGAGTTCGCCGGCAACCCGTACGGGCGGGTGCTGCACTTCGGCATCCGCGAGCACGCCATGGCCGCGATCGTCAACGGCATCGTGCTGCACGGACCCACCCGCGCGTTCGGCGGCACGTTCCTCATCTTCAGCGACTACATGCGCCCCTCGGTGCGCCTGGCCGCACTGATGGACATCCCCTCGATCTACGTCTGGACCCACGACTCCGTCGCGCTCGGCGAAGACGGCCCCACCCACCAGCCGATCGAGCAGCTCGCGTCACTGCGCGCCATCCCGAACATGACCGTCGTGCGCCCCGGCGACGCCAACGAGACCGCGCACGCGTGGCTCGAGATGCTCAAGCGCCGCGGCGGCCCCGCCGGCATCGCCCTGACCCGCCAGAACATCCCCGTGTTCGCACGCGGCGACGGCGAAGCCACCGGCGACACCCTCGCCTCCGCCGCAGGCGTCGCCAAGGGCGCGTACATCATCGCCGAGGCCCCGAACGGCACCCCCGACGTGATCCTCATCGCCACCGGCTCCGAGCTCCAGCTCGCCATCGCGGCGCGGCAGACGCTCGCCGCCGAGGGCGTCCAGGCCCGCGTCGTCTCGGCGCCGAGCCTCGAGTGGTTCGAGGAGCAGGACGCCGACTACCGCGAGCACGTGCTGCCCGCGGCGGTCACCGCCCGCGTCTCCGTCGAGGCGGGCCTCGCGCTCACCTGGGGCCGCTACGTCGGCGACCACGGCCGCAGCGTCTCGATCGAGCACTTCGGCGCCTCCGCCGACTACCAGACCCTCTTCCGCGAGTTCGGCATCACCGCCGAGGCCGTGGTCGCCGCCGCGAAGGACACGCTCGCGTCCTGA
- the tal gene encoding transaldolase, with protein sequence MATSPTAALSAAGVSIWLDDLSRERIASGGLAAIIADRDVVGVTTNPTIFAGALAKGEAYAAQVASLAADGADVDRAVFEITTDDVRDAADVFRPVYDRTQGFDGRVSIEVAPGLAHDTDGTIAEAKRLWAKVDRPNTMIKIPGTQEGLAAITEAIGSGISVNVTLIFSLQRYREVIDAYLAGLEQAQAAGFDLSTIHSVASFFVSRVDTEIDKRLGAIGTDEATALRSQAGVANARLAYQVFEQAFATDRATALVAAGANPQRPLWASTGVKDPNLPDTLYVTELVAPGVVNTMPEKTLEATFDHGVVTGDTVTGAYAEAQGVLDALAAVGVDYDDVTATLESEGVEKFIVSWNELLETVSTALEESR encoded by the coding sequence ATGGCAACCAGCCCCACCGCAGCACTCTCGGCTGCCGGCGTCAGCATCTGGCTCGACGACCTGTCGCGCGAGCGGATCGCCTCGGGCGGCCTCGCCGCCATCATCGCCGACCGCGACGTCGTCGGCGTGACCACGAACCCGACCATCTTCGCCGGCGCGCTCGCCAAGGGCGAGGCGTACGCGGCACAGGTCGCCTCGCTCGCGGCCGACGGCGCCGACGTCGACCGCGCGGTGTTCGAGATCACCACGGACGACGTACGCGACGCCGCCGACGTGTTCCGTCCGGTCTACGACCGCACGCAGGGCTTCGACGGCCGCGTGTCGATCGAGGTCGCCCCGGGCCTCGCACACGACACGGACGGCACCATCGCCGAGGCGAAGCGCCTCTGGGCGAAGGTCGACCGGCCGAACACCATGATCAAGATCCCCGGCACGCAGGAGGGGCTCGCCGCGATCACCGAGGCGATCGGCTCGGGCATCAGCGTGAACGTCACGCTGATCTTCTCGCTGCAGCGGTACCGCGAGGTCATCGACGCGTACCTCGCCGGGCTCGAGCAGGCGCAGGCCGCAGGGTTCGACCTCTCGACCATCCACTCGGTCGCGTCGTTCTTCGTCTCCCGCGTGGACACCGAGATCGACAAGCGACTCGGCGCGATCGGCACCGACGAGGCCACGGCGCTCCGCTCGCAGGCGGGGGTCGCGAACGCGCGCCTCGCCTACCAGGTGTTCGAGCAGGCGTTCGCGACCGACCGGGCGACGGCCCTCGTCGCCGCGGGCGCGAACCCGCAGCGGCCGCTGTGGGCGTCGACCGGGGTCAAGGACCCGAACCTGCCCGACACGCTCTACGTGACCGAGCTCGTCGCCCCCGGCGTCGTCAACACGATGCCCGAGAAGACGCTCGAGGCCACGTTCGACCACGGCGTCGTCACCGGCGACACCGTGACCGGCGCCTACGCCGAGGCCCAGGGCGTGCTCGACGCGCTCGCGGCCGTCGGCGTCGACTACGACGACGTCACCGCGACGCTCGAGTCGGAGGGCGTGGAGAAGTTCATCGTCTCGTGGAACGAACTCCTCGAGACCGTCTCGACCGCACTGGAGGAGTCGCGATGA
- a CDS encoding glucose-6-phosphate isomerase yields MTVRISVGGAAADAVRAAVPTLVADGVASKIAAHDATLWGEAAIDEASKRLGWTHAVEVSRPLVPEILALRDELRAAGVTHIVLGGMGGSSLAPEVITRTAGVDLTVLDSTDPGQVRAALADRLESSAIVVSSKSGSTVETDSQRRVYEHAFREAGIDPTGRIVIVTDPGSPLDASAREAGYRVFNADPTVGGRYSALTAFGLVPSGLAGVDIAGLLDEAEAVEAALGIDSADNPGLVLGAAISATSPLRDKLGIIADGTHIVGFADWAEQLIAESTGKEGTGILPVVLDTASPEATAGLPDVQLVRLVADAGTEPFHDGDEILVSGSLGAQLVTWEVATAVAGRLLGINPFDQPDVESAKIAARGLLDARPEPAPAAFVSEGIEVRGTPDVIGAASDLGSAIEVLLEEVPADGYISVQAYVDRLALPQLAELRDLLAARAGRPVTFGWGPRFLHSTGQFHKGGPAVGVFLQVTAEAPEDLSIPDRPFTFGELIAAQASGDASVLADHGRPVLTLTLTGDARPETLLDAAR; encoded by the coding sequence ATGACCGTCCGCATCTCCGTCGGCGGCGCCGCAGCGGACGCCGTCCGCGCCGCCGTCCCGACCCTCGTCGCCGACGGGGTCGCCTCGAAGATCGCCGCGCACGACGCGACGCTCTGGGGCGAGGCCGCGATCGACGAGGCGAGCAAGCGCCTCGGCTGGACGCACGCCGTCGAGGTCTCCCGCCCGCTCGTGCCCGAGATCCTCGCCCTGCGCGACGAGCTCCGCGCCGCGGGCGTCACGCACATCGTCCTCGGCGGCATGGGCGGCTCGTCGCTCGCACCGGAGGTCATCACCCGCACCGCGGGCGTCGACCTCACCGTGCTCGACTCGACCGACCCGGGCCAGGTGCGCGCTGCGCTCGCCGACCGCCTCGAGTCATCCGCCATCGTCGTGTCGTCGAAGTCGGGCTCGACCGTCGAGACCGACTCGCAGCGCCGGGTCTACGAGCACGCGTTCCGCGAGGCGGGCATCGACCCGACCGGCCGCATCGTGATCGTCACCGACCCGGGCTCGCCGCTCGACGCGTCGGCGCGCGAGGCCGGCTACCGCGTGTTCAACGCGGACCCGACCGTCGGCGGCCGCTACTCGGCGCTCACCGCGTTCGGCCTGGTGCCCTCGGGCCTCGCGGGCGTCGACATCGCGGGCCTGCTCGACGAGGCCGAGGCCGTCGAGGCGGCGCTCGGCATCGACTCGGCCGACAACCCGGGCCTGGTGCTCGGCGCCGCGATCTCCGCCACGTCGCCGCTGCGCGACAAGCTCGGGATCATCGCCGACGGCACCCACATCGTCGGTTTCGCCGACTGGGCCGAGCAGCTCATCGCCGAGTCCACGGGCAAGGAGGGCACCGGCATCCTGCCCGTCGTGCTCGACACGGCCTCGCCCGAGGCGACCGCAGGCCTGCCCGACGTGCAGCTGGTGCGCCTGGTGGCGGATGCGGGTACCGAACCGTTCCACGACGGCGACGAGATCCTGGTCTCCGGTTCGCTCGGCGCGCAGCTGGTGACCTGGGAGGTCGCCACCGCGGTCGCCGGCCGCCTGCTCGGCATCAACCCGTTCGACCAGCCCGACGTCGAGTCGGCGAAGATCGCCGCCCGCGGCCTGCTGGACGCCCGCCCCGAGCCGGCGCCCGCGGCGTTCGTCTCGGAGGGCATCGAGGTGCGCGGCACGCCCGACGTGATCGGCGCGGCCAGCGACCTCGGGTCGGCCATCGAGGTGCTGCTCGAGGAGGTGCCCGCCGACGGGTACATCTCGGTGCAGGCCTACGTCGATCGCCTCGCGCTCCCGCAGCTCGCCGAGCTCCGCGACCTGCTCGCGGCCCGGGCCGGACGTCCCGTGACGTTCGGATGGGGCCCCCGCTTCCTGCACTCGACCGGCCAGTTCCACAAGGGCGGCCCCGCCGTCGGCGTGTTCCTGCAGGTCACGGCGGAGGCGCCCGAGGACCTCTCGATCCCGGACCGGCCGTTCACGTTCGGCGAGCTCATCGCCGCGCAGGCCTCCGGCGACGCGAGCGTGCTCGCCGACCACGGGCGTCCCGTGCTCACGCTGACCCTCACCGGCGACGCGCGGCCCGAGACGCTGCTCGACGCCGCACGCTGA
- the zwf gene encoding glucose-6-phosphate dehydrogenase, translating into MEPAPITKGHNPLRSPKDYRLNRIAGPSGLIIFGVTGDLSRKKLMPAVYDLANRGLLPPGFALVGFARRDWEDQDFGQVVHDAVKQYARTEFREEVWQQLSQGIRFVPGTFQDDSAFDRLRETVEALDRERGTMGNHAFYLSIPPKSFPIVTEQLRRSGLTKQENGQWRRVVIEKPFGHDLESARELNDVVASVFPPDSVFRIDHYLGKETVQNILALRFANQLYEPIWNANHVDHVQITMAEDIGVGGRAGYYDGIGAARDVIQNHLLQLLALTAMEEPVTFDAADLRTEKEKILSAVRLPADLATGTARGQYAGGWQGGEQVPGFLDEDGMNPESTTETYAAMKLEIGTRRWAGVPFYLRAGKRLGRRVTEIAVVFKRAPQQLFEDSQTAQLGQNALVIRVQPDEGVTIRFGSKVPGAGMQVRDVTMDFGYGHAFTEASPEAYERLILDVLLGDPPLFPRQEEVELSWKILDPIERFWATQGQPEQYRPGSWGPDSADELLARDGRTWRRP; encoded by the coding sequence ATGGAACCGGCTCCCATCACCAAGGGGCACAACCCGCTCCGCTCGCCGAAGGACTACCGCCTCAACCGCATCGCCGGTCCCAGCGGCCTGATCATCTTCGGCGTGACGGGCGACCTGTCGCGCAAGAAGCTCATGCCGGCGGTCTACGACCTCGCGAACCGGGGGCTCCTGCCGCCCGGCTTCGCGCTGGTCGGGTTCGCCCGCCGCGACTGGGAGGACCAGGACTTCGGCCAGGTCGTGCACGACGCCGTCAAGCAGTACGCGCGCACCGAGTTCCGGGAGGAGGTCTGGCAGCAGCTGTCGCAGGGCATCCGCTTCGTGCCGGGCACCTTCCAGGACGACAGCGCGTTCGACCGCCTGCGGGAGACCGTCGAGGCGCTCGACCGCGAGCGCGGCACCATGGGCAACCACGCGTTCTACCTGTCGATCCCGCCGAAGTCGTTCCCGATCGTCACCGAGCAGCTCCGCCGGTCGGGACTGACCAAGCAGGAGAACGGGCAGTGGCGACGCGTCGTCATCGAGAAGCCCTTCGGGCACGACCTCGAGTCGGCGCGCGAACTCAACGACGTCGTCGCATCCGTGTTCCCGCCCGACTCGGTGTTCCGCATCGACCACTACCTCGGCAAGGAGACGGTCCAGAACATCCTCGCGCTGCGCTTCGCGAACCAGCTCTACGAGCCGATCTGGAACGCCAACCACGTCGACCACGTGCAGATCACGATGGCCGAGGACATCGGCGTCGGCGGTCGTGCCGGCTACTACGACGGCATCGGCGCGGCACGCGACGTCATCCAGAACCACCTCCTCCAGCTGCTCGCGCTCACCGCGATGGAGGAGCCGGTCACGTTCGACGCGGCCGACCTCCGCACCGAGAAGGAGAAGATCCTCTCCGCGGTGCGGCTGCCGGCCGACCTGGCCACCGGCACGGCCCGAGGCCAGTACGCGGGCGGCTGGCAGGGCGGCGAGCAGGTGCCCGGCTTCCTCGACGAGGACGGGATGAACCCCGAGTCGACGACCGAGACCTACGCGGCCATGAAGCTCGAGATCGGCACCCGCCGCTGGGCGGGCGTGCCGTTCTACCTGCGCGCGGGCAAGCGCCTCGGTCGCCGCGTGACGGAGATCGCCGTGGTCTTCAAGCGGGCCCCGCAGCAGCTCTTCGAGGACAGCCAGACCGCCCAGCTCGGCCAGAACGCGCTCGTGATCCGGGTGCAGCCCGACGAGGGCGTGACGATCCGGTTCGGGTCGAAGGTGCCGGGTGCTGGCATGCAGGTGCGCGACGTCACGATGGACTTCGGCTACGGCCACGCCTTCACGGAGGCGAGTCCCGAGGCGTACGAGCGACTCATCCTCGACGTGCTCCTCGGCGACCCGCCGCTGTTCCCCCGTCAGGAGGAGGTCGAGCTGTCCTGGAAGATCCTCGACCCGATCGAGCGGTTCTGGGCCACGCAGGGGCAGCCGGAGCAGTACCGCCCCGGCTCCTGGGGTCCCGACTCCGCCGATGAACTCCTCGCCCGCGACGGCCGAACCTGGAGGCGCCCATGA
- a CDS encoding glucose-6-phosphate dehydrogenase assembly protein OpcA, translating into MIVDLPDTTTAKVSKALVKIREEGGAVALGRVLTLIIATEAGAEEDAIEAANDASREHPMRVIVISVDPDEPEARLDAEIRVGGDAGASEVIVLHAKGGTASDPQGLVMGLLLPDAPVAVWWPGIAPEIPGRSPLGRIAHRRITDASAQADPQAAVRALADRYTPGDTDFAWTRLTLWRAQLAAVLDQPPYAPVTRVEIIGAVDSPSTTLLAAWLGLQLGAEVGLELTPVDQGSHGIRGVILHRSTGPIELIRDVPSVAKLRQPGQPEHDVALPRRNLRDCLADELRRLDADELYGDVIVHGIPLCHPEGTAA; encoded by the coding sequence ATGATCGTCGACCTGCCCGACACCACGACCGCGAAGGTCTCCAAGGCGCTCGTGAAGATCCGCGAGGAGGGCGGCGCCGTCGCCCTCGGCCGCGTGCTGACGCTCATCATCGCGACCGAGGCCGGCGCCGAGGAGGACGCGATCGAGGCGGCCAACGACGCCTCGCGCGAGCACCCCATGCGCGTCATCGTCATCTCGGTCGACCCCGACGAGCCCGAGGCGCGGCTCGACGCTGAGATCCGCGTGGGCGGCGACGCCGGCGCGAGCGAGGTCATCGTGCTGCACGCGAAGGGCGGCACCGCGTCCGACCCGCAGGGGCTCGTGATGGGCCTGCTCCTGCCGGACGCCCCGGTCGCCGTGTGGTGGCCCGGCATCGCCCCGGAGATCCCCGGGCGCTCACCGCTCGGGCGCATCGCGCACCGTCGCATCACGGATGCCTCTGCGCAGGCGGACCCGCAGGCCGCCGTGCGCGCGCTGGCCGACCGCTACACCCCCGGCGACACCGACTTCGCCTGGACCCGGCTCACCCTGTGGCGGGCCCAGCTCGCCGCCGTGCTCGACCAGCCGCCGTACGCGCCCGTCACGCGCGTCGAGATCATCGGCGCGGTCGACTCGCCGTCGACGACGCTGCTCGCCGCGTGGCTCGGGCTCCAGCTCGGCGCCGAGGTCGGGCTGGAACTGACGCCGGTCGACCAGGGCTCGCACGGCATCCGCGGCGTGATCCTGCACCGGTCGACGGGGCCCATCGAGCTCATCCGCGACGTGCCCTCGGTGGCGAAGCTCCGCCAGCCCGGACAGCCCGAGCACGACGTGGCGCTCCCCCGCCGCAACCTGCGCGACTGCCTCGCCGACGAGCTCCGCCGGCTCGACGCCGACGAGCTGTACGGTGACGTCATCGTCCACGGCATCCCCCTCTGCCATCCGGAAGGAACCGCTGCATGA